From Tripterygium wilfordii isolate XIE 37 chromosome 16, ASM1340144v1, whole genome shotgun sequence, one genomic window encodes:
- the LOC119980856 gene encoding transcription factor MYC2-like has protein sequence MNLWMDDNTSVMEAFMSTNDLIALWPPPQSSASASTTPAATASALPEASKSSSLTHSQPSVNFNQETLQQRLQALIEGASECWTYAIFWQSSYDYSGSSVLGWGDGYYKGEEDKGKSKLRNAVSSVDEQEHRKRVLRELNSLISGVADDAVDEEVTDTEWFFLVSMTQSFLNGGGLPGQALFNSSPVWVVGPDRLSTSTCERARQGQVFGLQTIVCIPSSNGVVELGSTELIYQSSDLMNKVRVLFNFNNGGGDGASWTVGANPDQGENDPSSLWLSDPSLNGIDSSTIPTSGVTANATNSSSHANDNNSNPHMSKGFQIENPSSSSLNENPSENGVHIPNHLRQQQEDQQNYFGRELNFSEYGGYDAINGRKGSLLKPESGEILNFGESKRTATNGNGNLFTGNSQFLTEDMNKKRSPTSRGSNDEGMLSFTSGVILPSSGMVKSSRGGGDSDHSDLEASVIKDVDSSRVVVPEKKPRKRGRKPANGREEPLNHVEAERQRREKLNQRFYALRAVVPNVSKMDKASLLGDAISYINELRSKLQTVESDREDLQKELEAMKNELSIKDSRPASASLDDPKLLDNNDNMIELDVDVKIIGWDAMIRIQCSKRNHPAARLMAALKELDLDVHHASVSVVNDLMIQQATVKMGSRFYTREQLRVALQSRVGDAG, from the coding sequence ATGAATCTGTGGATGGACGATAACACCTCTGTAATGGAGGCCTTTATGAGCACCAACGATCTTATTGCGTTGTGGCCTCCTCCTCAATCGTCTGCCTCGGCTTCCACCACTCCAGCCGCCACCGCTTCTGCTCTTCCGGAGGCATCGAAATCGTCGTCTCTGACTCACTCTCAGCCTTCTGTCAATTTCAATCAGGAAACCCTCCAGCAGCGTCTCCAAGCTCTGATTGAGGGGGCCTCGGAGTGCTGGACATACGCAATCTTTTGGCAATCTTCATATGATTACTCCGGATCGTCGGTTCTCGGTTGGGGCGACGGGTACTACAAAGGTGAGGAAGATAAAGGCAAATCAAAGCTCAGGAACGCCGTCTCTTCTGTTGATGAGCAGGAGCACCGTAAGAGGGTCCTCCGTGAGCTCAATTCGTTGATTTCTGGTGTCGCTGATGATGCCGTCGATGAAGAGGTGACTGATACTGAGTGGTTCTTCTTAGTATCGATGACTCAGTCGTTCCTTAACGGAGGTGGGTTACCTGGTCAGGCCTTATTTAATTCCAGTCCGGTTTGGGTGGTTGGTCCTGACCGGCTTTCCACTTCTACCTGCGAACGGGCACGGCAGGGTCAGGTTTTCGGGTTGCAGACCATAGTCTGCATACCGTCGTCAAATGGGGTGGTGGAATTAGGTTCCACTGAATTGATTTACCAGAGCTCAGATCTGATGAACAAAGTGAgggttttgtttaatttcaataaTGGTGGTGGCGATGGGGCTTCGTGGACCGTGGGTGCGAACCCGGATCAGGGCGAGAACGACCCGTCTTCGCTGTGGCTGAGCGATCCGTCGCTGAATGGAATAGATAGTAGTACAATCCCAACATCTGGTGTCACTGCTAACGCGACCAATAGCAGCAGCCACGCCAACGACAACAATAGTAATCCCCACATGTCGAAAGGGTTTCAAATTGAGAATCCCAGTTCGAGTAGTTTGAATGAGAACCCCAGTGAGAATGGAGTTCATATCCCGAATCATCTTCGTCAGCAGCAGGAGGACCAACAAAACTACTTTGGCAGAGAACTGAATTTCTCTGAGTATGGTGGATATGATGCCATTAATGGAAGGAAAGGGAGCTTGTTGAAGCCGGAATCTGGGGAAATATTGAATTTTGGGGAGAGTAAGAGGACTGCTACCAATGGAAATGGGAATTTGTTTACCGGCAATTCCCAATTTCTAACAGAGGATATGAATAAGAAGAGATCACCCACTTCAAGGGGTAGCAATGATGAAGGGATGCTCTCATTCACTTCAGGTGTGATTTTACCTTCCTCTGGTATGGTGAAATCAAGTCGTGGAGGTGGGGATTCTGATCACTCGGATCTTGAAGCTTCTGTGATTAAGGATGTTGATAGCAGCCGAGTTGTTGTTCCGGAGAAGAAGCCACGAAAACGGGGAAGGAAGCCTGCAAATGGAAGAGAAGAGCCATTGAATCATGTTGAAGCAGAGAGGCAGAGAAGGGAGAAGCTTAACCAGAGGTTCTATGCCCTACGTGCTGTGGTTCCTAATGTGTCCAAGATGGACAAGGCATCACTCCTAGGCGATGCAATTTCATATATCAACGAGCTTCGATCGAAGCTTCAAACTGTGGAGTCGGATAGGGAGGACTTGCAGAAGGAGCTTGAAGCAATGAAGAACGAATTATCCATCAAAGATTCTCGTCCTGCATCGGCATCTTTGGATGATCCTAAGCTGCtggataataatgataatatgaTAGAGTTGGATGTCGATGTGAAGATAATCGGTTGGGACGCGATGATTAGAATCCAATGCAGCAAAAGGAACCATCCAGCAGCACGACTAATGGCAGCTTTGAAGGAATTAGATCTTGATGTGCATCATGCAAGTGTGTCGGTCGTGAACGATTTGATGATCCAGCAGGCCACAGTGAAGATGGGAAGTAGGTTTTACACACGGGAGCAGCTCAGGGTAGCCTTACAATCCAGGGTTGGAGATGCTGGATAG